From a region of the Streptacidiphilus albus JL83 genome:
- a CDS encoding class I SAM-dependent methyltransferase: MTSLHGSALSSSFGAVAASYEASRPTYPDALFDAMEELTGRPLRGARVLDVGAGTGIASRLLRARGAEVVAVEPTPGMAAQLRSTTPDLPLVRGDGNALPFADASVDLITYAQAFHWTTPGKSIPEARRVLRRGGALALFWNVKDRSQGWPQAQEQRMIAACPDYHGYGGVNDSRVELARAGLRTRETVLRWSRRIPLDQAVEDLGSRSYVAVLEPGRRAEVLAAEREALRQVFPDGVVVEEFDLDLTVGLAG; the protein is encoded by the coding sequence ATGACCTCACTTCACGGCTCCGCGCTCTCCAGTTCCTTCGGGGCGGTCGCGGCCTCCTACGAGGCCTCCCGGCCGACCTATCCCGACGCGCTGTTCGACGCGATGGAGGAGCTGACCGGCCGTCCGCTGCGGGGCGCCCGGGTGCTGGACGTCGGGGCCGGGACCGGCATCGCCAGTCGGCTGCTGCGCGCCCGGGGCGCCGAGGTGGTCGCGGTCGAGCCCACGCCCGGCATGGCGGCGCAGCTCCGGTCCACCACCCCGGACCTGCCGCTGGTGCGCGGCGACGGCAACGCCCTGCCCTTCGCGGACGCCAGCGTCGACCTGATCACCTACGCCCAGGCCTTCCACTGGACGACGCCGGGGAAATCGATCCCGGAGGCCCGCCGGGTGCTGCGCCGGGGCGGTGCGCTGGCGCTGTTCTGGAACGTCAAGGACCGCAGCCAGGGCTGGCCGCAGGCGCAGGAGCAGCGCATGATCGCGGCCTGCCCCGACTACCACGGCTACGGCGGCGTCAACGACTCCCGGGTCGAGCTGGCCCGCGCCGGGCTGCGCACCCGGGAGACGGTGCTCCGCTGGAGCCGCCGGATACCGCTGGACCAGGCGGTCGAGGACCTCGGCTCGCGCTCCTACGTGGCGGTGCTGGAGCCGGGCCGCCGGGCGGAGGTGCTGGCGGCGGAGCGGGAGGCGCTGCGCCAGGTCTTCCCGGACGGCGTGGTGGTCGAGGAGTTCGACCTGGACCTGACGGTCGGCCTGGCCGGCTAG
- a CDS encoding sugar phosphate isomerase/epimerase family protein translates to MFVPDAKVALSTASVYPENTAAAFEIAGRLGYDGVEVMVWTDPVSQDIEALRRLSDYHGVPILAVHAPCLLITQRVWGTDPWTKLVRARAAAEKLGATTVVVHPPFRWQRQYARDFVQGIWQMAGETDVRFAVENMYPWRYRDREVAAYAPDWDPTTEDYRHFTVDLSHAATARTEALEMVDRMGDRLAHVHLADGSGSAKDEHLIPGRGTQPCAELLERLAAGGFDGHVVLEVNTRRSPGPVEREAELAEALAFTRLHLATAARLGSGQH, encoded by the coding sequence ATCTTCGTGCCGGACGCCAAGGTCGCCCTGTCCACCGCCTCCGTCTATCCGGAGAACACCGCCGCCGCCTTCGAGATCGCCGGGCGCCTCGGCTACGACGGGGTCGAGGTGATGGTCTGGACGGACCCGGTCAGCCAGGACATCGAGGCGCTGCGCCGGCTCTCCGACTACCACGGGGTGCCGATCCTCGCGGTGCACGCGCCCTGCCTGCTGATCACCCAGCGGGTCTGGGGCACCGACCCGTGGACCAAGCTGGTCCGGGCCCGCGCGGCGGCGGAGAAGCTGGGCGCGACCACCGTCGTGGTCCACCCGCCGTTCCGCTGGCAGCGGCAGTACGCGCGGGACTTCGTCCAGGGGATCTGGCAGATGGCGGGCGAGACCGACGTCCGCTTCGCGGTCGAGAACATGTACCCCTGGCGCTACCGGGACCGCGAGGTCGCCGCCTACGCGCCCGACTGGGACCCCACCACCGAGGACTACCGGCACTTCACCGTCGACCTCTCGCACGCCGCCACCGCCCGGACCGAGGCGCTGGAGATGGTCGACCGGATGGGCGACCGGCTCGCCCACGTCCACCTCGCCGACGGCTCGGGCTCGGCCAAGGACGAGCACCTGATCCCCGGACGCGGCACCCAGCCCTGCGCCGAACTGCTGGAGCGGCTGGCGGCCGGCGGCTTCGACGGCCATGTGGTGCTGGAGGTCAACACCCGCCGCTCGCCGGGCCCGGTGGAACGCGAGGCCGAACTGGCCGAGGCGCTGGCCTTCACCCGGCTTCATCTGGCCACCGCCGCCCGACTAGGGTCGGGACAGCACTGA